CTGAGTTTGCTGCGTACTAGTTACATGGCAACGCATACACGCGATCAGCTTGACCGTGCGCTCGGCGCATTCAAGACAGTAGGGGAACGTCTCGACCTGATTCCGTCTGCTGCGGCTCAGTTACAGGACTAAGTGCTGCGAGCCGCGCGAATAAACCGAGTTCGCACTACATTTCATCAAGGCCCATACCGGAGGTCGGCTCTTCTGGAGCTTCGAGGTCCGCCGGTATCGCACTTGGCACCAGCAGAGGATGGCACAGCGTGCGGTACTGGCAGTGCTCACAGCGTTGAGCATTTGTTGTTCGTGCGAATACAGTTTCAGACCGGATGCGAGAAATGAACTCGCCTAAATCTCGTTCGTCTTTCGTCTGCTCAGCGTGACTATACGAAATATCTACAATGGGCGATGGATCATCCGCGAACCAATAACGCATCTTGATCTGCTCTGGAGATACGCTGATCCCGAATGCCTGCTCAATCGAGCGACTGACAACCCATCTGTAGACTTTCGTCTGGATTCGCTCCTCAAGCGAGTTCGCGCTGGGTTTAGCCGAGGTCTTCCAGTCGACTAACACCACCTTCCCCGGTTCAAATGCTAGCAAATCGACCTTGGCGGCGAGCTGCACCCCTGCCAGCGAAGCAACCAATGTGATTTCCGGATAGCGCCGTTCAGGTAGGTCCTTGAATGCCAGGTCGACAATACGCGTCCACCGAAGCCGTGTCTGCGCATCTATCGCCGTTCCATCAAGAGCACCCATAGGAACACCTGACAGATAC
The nucleotide sequence above comes from Candidatus Flexicrinis proximus. Encoded proteins:
- a CDS encoding PD-(D/E)XK nuclease family protein, encoding MELDVLYQSQIQDFVECAYRFYLRNIARVDNPTIIAYPTDQFELAVERGHLLHRRVEQYLSGVPMGALDGTAIDAQTRLRWTRIVDLAFKDLPERRYPEITLVASLAGVQLAAKVDLLAFEPGKVVLVDWKTSAKPSANSLEERIQTKVYRWVVSRSIEQAFGISVSPEQIKMRYWFADDPSPIVDISYSHAEQTKDERDLGEFISRIRSETVFARTTNAQRCEHCQYRTLCHPLLVPSAIPADLEAPEEPTSGMGLDEM